In Flavobacterium gelatinilyticum, a genomic segment contains:
- a CDS encoding OsmC family protein translates to MKFTRKAHANWKGTGMEGKGTISTQSTTLDNAQLSFKTRFADGVGTNPEELVAAAHSGCFTMQLSFLLNEAGFTADDLTTEATVTFEDGTITLIHLDLKGQVPSISAEEFEKTAAKAKEICPISKLLNTTITLSASLV, encoded by the coding sequence ATGAAATTTACAAGAAAAGCACACGCCAACTGGAAAGGAACCGGTATGGAAGGAAAAGGAACTATAAGTACACAAAGCACAACTTTAGATAACGCTCAATTATCTTTTAAAACAAGATTTGCAGACGGAGTAGGCACAAATCCGGAAGAATTGGTTGCAGCAGCACATTCAGGCTGTTTTACCATGCAGTTAAGTTTTTTATTAAACGAAGCCGGATTTACTGCGGATGATTTAACTACAGAAGCCACTGTAACTTTTGAAGACGGAACTATCACTTTAATTCATTTGGATTTAAAAGGACAGGTACCTTCAATATCTGCTGAAGAATTTGAAAAAACAGCTGCAAAAGCAAAAGAAATCTGTCCTATTTCAAAACTTTTAAACACAACTATCACTTTATCTGCAAGTTTGGTTTAA
- a CDS encoding DUF349 domain-containing protein, with product MLEEKNDNLHEADGKLEMEVSDSTQNNAAEATESNKEVTETPASNVEKEVEETAKTEESDHQDALDAIANSNAEESEDETLKDRHEIPMKDYDTFSLDALVDELKKLVNTDKVMSVKDHVEEIKKSFLSKYNHLLDEKREEFNASNEDPNEEFEYHSPLKSKFDEYYNIFREKRNAHFKHLQTNLKTNLENRLAIVEELKELINPQENIKDTLKHFNDLRERWKNAGAIPKDKYNHVWNNYHFHVENFYDYLHLDREARDLDFKHNLEQKQKIIARVEELVNEADVAKAFRELQDLHRIWKEEIGPVSKEYRDSIWNQFSELTKKIHDKREVLFESQRANEQQNLEIKKDIISKIEVLGTEKVNSHSQWLVQIQKVEALRNDFFAAGKVPAEVNEETWAAFKTAVRNFNAFKNSFYKDIKKDQNDNLNKKMALVAKAKELQESTDFASTTPIMKQIQEEWKQIGHVPKKYSDKIWKEFKDACNHYFDKLKEHKSEENADEVAAFDNKKAYLDILRAYQLTGDHKTDLDAIKQHIEIWKGYGKVPFSRRHIEGKFNKILDALFEKLSLSKKESEMMRFANRIDSLSDSNDTRKLDNEKIFIMRKIEEVQNEIFQLENNIQFFTNTKNAKKENSIVLEVRKNIAIHKESLEVWKDKLKQLRNLNQE from the coding sequence ATGTTAGAAGAAAAGAATGATAACCTGCATGAGGCAGACGGAAAATTAGAAATGGAAGTAAGTGATTCAACGCAAAATAATGCAGCTGAAGCAACAGAATCTAACAAAGAAGTTACGGAAACTCCGGCTTCAAATGTAGAAAAAGAAGTTGAAGAAACAGCAAAAACTGAAGAATCAGATCATCAGGATGCATTAGATGCCATTGCAAACTCGAATGCGGAAGAAAGCGAAGATGAAACACTGAAAGATCGTCATGAAATCCCGATGAAGGATTATGACACTTTTTCTCTTGATGCACTCGTAGATGAACTTAAAAAACTGGTTAATACAGACAAAGTTATGTCTGTAAAAGATCATGTAGAAGAAATTAAAAAATCATTTTTATCAAAATACAATCATCTTTTAGATGAAAAAAGAGAAGAATTCAATGCTTCAAATGAAGATCCAAACGAAGAGTTTGAATATCATTCTCCTTTAAAATCTAAATTTGATGAATACTACAATATTTTTAGAGAAAAAAGAAATGCTCATTTTAAGCATTTACAAACTAATCTAAAAACAAATTTAGAGAACAGACTTGCTATTGTTGAGGAATTAAAAGAACTTATTAATCCTCAGGAAAACATTAAAGACACACTTAAACATTTTAATGATTTAAGAGAAAGATGGAAAAATGCCGGTGCAATTCCTAAAGACAAATACAATCACGTTTGGAACAACTATCATTTTCACGTTGAAAATTTCTATGACTACCTTCATTTAGACCGTGAAGCCAGAGATTTAGATTTTAAACACAATCTGGAGCAAAAGCAAAAAATCATTGCACGTGTAGAAGAATTGGTAAATGAAGCTGATGTTGCCAAAGCATTCCGTGAATTACAGGATTTACACCGAATCTGGAAAGAAGAAATAGGACCGGTTTCTAAAGAATACCGTGATTCGATTTGGAATCAATTCAGCGAACTGACTAAAAAAATCCACGATAAAAGAGAAGTTTTATTTGAAAGCCAGAGAGCTAACGAACAACAGAACCTTGAAATCAAAAAAGATATTATTTCTAAAATTGAAGTTTTGGGAACTGAAAAAGTAAATTCGCATTCGCAATGGCTCGTTCAGATTCAAAAAGTAGAAGCTTTACGAAATGATTTCTTTGCGGCGGGAAAAGTTCCTGCTGAGGTAAATGAAGAAACATGGGCAGCTTTTAAAACAGCTGTCAGAAATTTTAATGCTTTTAAAAATTCGTTCTACAAAGACATCAAAAAAGATCAGAACGATAATTTAAATAAAAAAATGGCTCTAGTTGCCAAAGCAAAAGAACTGCAGGAAAGTACTGATTTTGCTTCTACAACCCCAATCATGAAACAAATTCAGGAGGAGTGGAAACAAATTGGACACGTTCCTAAAAAATATTCAGATAAAATCTGGAAAGAGTTCAAAGATGCCTGCAACCACTATTTTGATAAATTAAAAGAGCACAAATCTGAAGAAAATGCGGATGAAGTTGCTGCTTTTGATAATAAAAAAGCATATCTGGACATCTTGAGAGCCTACCAGCTGACAGGTGATCACAAAACAGATTTAGATGCTATTAAACAGCATATCGAAATCTGGAAAGGCTACGGAAAAGTTCCGTTTTCAAGACGTCATATTGAAGGGAAATTCAATAAAATCTTAGATGCACTTTTTGAAAAATTAAGCCTGAGCAAAAAAGAATCTGAAATGATGCGTTTTGCTAATCGTATCGATTCTTTATCTGACAGCAATGATACCCGTAAATTAGATAACGAGAAAATCTTTATCATGCGCAAAATTGAAGAAGTGCAGAATGAAATTTTCCAGTTAGAAAATAATATCCAGTTCTTTACCAATACTAAAAATGCGAAAAAAGAAAATTCAATCGTTCTTGAAGTACGCAAAAACATCGCAATTCACAAGGAAAGCCTTGAAGTTTGGAAAGACAAATTAAAACAATTGAGAAATTTAAATCAGGAATAA
- a CDS encoding tetratricopeptide repeat protein — MQLSNEEEDYNLSLSKFESMLKTNKVLFFDSEEFEEIILHYLDIGKANLAKKALKLALDQHPKSTGLKLVQVEMLVYEDKLDIAEKLLNELYAIEPNNEEIYIQKANICSKRDQHEKAVELLKIALQYTDDYADVYNLIGMEYLFMDNLELAKENFIKCLEEDLEDQSALYNVVYCFEFLDQNQEAIVYLNQYINRNPYSEIAWHQLGRLHYGVKEYENAIRAFDYATLIDDEFLGAFMEKAKAYERLKKYNEAIESYNRTIELDDATSYALLRIGKCYEKLGNAVKALQYYNQTVHEDPLLDKGWIAITDFHVRQKNFQKALFFVNKALAIDNQNRLYWKRYATINKQMNFFEEAEFGYRKAVEFGDYALDTWLFWVDILQFLGEFESAVQTLLQASEYFPEENEIEYRLAGLYFMIQDNTKAKFHLSNGLRLNFDNYILIEDLFPVVWAKKAVKNYIEKHRK; from the coding sequence ATGCAATTAAGCAACGAAGAAGAAGATTATAACCTATCCCTGTCCAAATTTGAGTCGATGTTAAAAACCAACAAAGTGCTCTTTTTTGATTCTGAAGAATTTGAAGAAATCATTCTTCATTATTTAGATATAGGTAAGGCTAATTTAGCAAAGAAGGCCTTAAAACTTGCATTAGACCAGCATCCGAAATCTACAGGCTTAAAATTAGTACAAGTAGAAATGCTGGTTTACGAAGACAAACTCGATATTGCTGAGAAGTTACTAAACGAGTTGTATGCAATCGAACCTAACAACGAGGAAATTTATATCCAGAAAGCCAATATCTGCTCTAAAAGAGATCAGCACGAAAAAGCGGTAGAATTACTTAAAATTGCCCTGCAATATACAGATGATTATGCCGATGTGTACAACTTGATTGGAATGGAATATCTTTTTATGGATAATCTTGAACTGGCAAAAGAAAACTTCATTAAATGTCTTGAAGAGGACTTAGAAGATCAGTCTGCTTTATATAACGTAGTATACTGTTTTGAATTTTTAGATCAGAATCAGGAAGCTATTGTGTATTTAAACCAATACATCAACAGAAATCCGTACAGCGAAATTGCCTGGCATCAGCTTGGGCGACTGCATTACGGTGTAAAAGAATACGAAAATGCAATTCGCGCTTTTGACTATGCAACCTTAATTGACGATGAGTTTTTAGGTGCTTTTATGGAAAAAGCAAAAGCGTACGAGCGTCTTAAAAAATACAATGAAGCAATTGAAAGTTACAATCGTACAATTGAACTTGACGATGCTACTTCTTATGCCTTACTGCGAATTGGAAAATGTTATGAAAAACTGGGAAATGCCGTAAAAGCACTTCAGTACTATAACCAGACAGTTCACGAAGATCCGCTTTTAGACAAAGGCTGGATTGCAATTACTGATTTTCATGTACGCCAGAAAAATTTCCAAAAAGCACTGTTTTTTGTCAATAAAGCATTAGCAATCGACAATCAGAACCGTTTATACTGGAAACGTTATGCTACAATAAACAAACAGATGAACTTCTTTGAAGAAGCTGAATTTGGATACAGAAAAGCGGTAGAATTTGGCGATTATGCTTTAGACACCTGGTTGTTCTGGGTTGATATTCTGCAATTCTTGGGAGAATTCGAAAGTGCAGTGCAGACTCTATTGCAAGCATCAGAATATTTTCCGGAAGAAAACGAAATCGAATACCGTTTAGCCGGATTGTATTTTATGATTCAGGACAATACCAAAGCTAAATTTCATTTAAGCAACGGGCTTCGTTTAAACTTTGATAATTACATTTTAATCGAAGATTTATTCCCTGTTGTCTGGGCAAAAAAAGCGGTAAAAAATTATATTGAAAAACATAGAAAATAA
- a CDS encoding aspartate aminotransferase family protein encodes MNPDFIKYQAQTSPYPLGMEVSHAIGSYIYDTNNKKYLDFVAGVSACTLGHQHPRVNQAIKDQLDKYSHVMVYGEYSQSPAVEYCKLMASLLPESLNKTYLVNSGTEAIEGSLKLAKRVTGRSQLISCHNAYHGNTMGSMSVMGFEERKQAFRPLIPDVDFITFNNEADLEKITTRTAAILLETIQGGAGFIQPENNFLQKVRKRCDEVGAMMIVDEIQPGFGRTGKLFGFQNYDVVPDIVVMGKGMGGGMPVGAFTASAEKMDLLTENPKLGHITTFGGHPVIASACLATLQELTETNLMQETLEKEKLFRSLLVHPLIKEIRGKGLMLAAMTETADITNQVILNCQDKGLILFWLLFEGCAIRITPPLTISEEEIKEGCAIILNVMDEILKKEQLQ; translated from the coding sequence ATGAATCCAGATTTTATAAAATATCAGGCACAAACCTCTCCTTATCCGTTAGGAATGGAAGTGTCTCACGCCATTGGCTCATACATTTACGATACAAACAATAAAAAATATTTAGATTTTGTTGCCGGAGTTTCGGCTTGTACTTTAGGACATCAGCATCCAAGAGTAAATCAGGCCATAAAAGACCAGCTTGACAAATACTCTCATGTAATGGTTTACGGGGAATATTCGCAGAGCCCGGCCGTAGAATACTGCAAATTAATGGCTTCGCTCCTGCCGGAATCCCTAAACAAAACCTATTTGGTAAATTCAGGTACAGAAGCTATTGAAGGTTCTTTAAAACTGGCTAAACGTGTTACAGGACGCAGTCAGCTTATTTCATGTCATAACGCCTATCACGGAAACACAATGGGTTCTATGAGTGTTATGGGATTTGAAGAACGCAAACAAGCTTTCCGTCCACTTATACCTGACGTTGATTTTATTACCTTCAACAACGAAGCCGATTTAGAAAAAATAACAACCCGAACGGCTGCCATTTTATTAGAAACCATTCAGGGAGGCGCAGGATTTATTCAGCCTGAAAATAATTTTCTGCAAAAAGTCCGCAAGCGCTGCGATGAGGTTGGAGCCATGATGATTGTCGATGAAATCCAGCCTGGTTTTGGAAGAACCGGAAAATTATTCGGCTTTCAAAATTACGATGTTGTTCCGGATATTGTGGTAATGGGAAAAGGAATGGGCGGCGGTATGCCGGTTGGTGCTTTTACCGCTTCGGCAGAAAAAATGGATCTCTTAACAGAAAACCCTAAATTAGGTCATATAACCACTTTTGGTGGACATCCTGTCATTGCGTCAGCCTGCTTAGCCACTTTGCAGGAATTAACTGAAACTAATTTAATGCAGGAAACTTTAGAAAAGGAAAAACTCTTCAGATCGCTTTTGGTACATCCTTTGATTAAAGAAATAAGAGGAAAAGGATTAATGCTGGCTGCTATGACCGAAACGGCAGATATAACAAATCAGGTCATTTTAAACTGTCAGGATAAAGGTTTAATATTATTCTGGCTGCTTTTTGAAGGCTGTGCCATTAGAATAACGCCTCCGTTAACCATTTCTGAAGAAGAAATAAAAGAAGGCTGTGCCATAATTTTAAACGTTATGGATGAAATATTGAAAAAAGAACAATTGCAGTAA
- a CDS encoding lipid A phosphoethanolamine transferase yields the protein MTKITFYFCIFYFISLSVKAQEPDSTKINSPFSEPRYHYFLKTILLSNEYLDTDNGSYNTTLLRLLYPIGNKAWNLRFDLPLISANTNSINKSGIGDVTAGISYIPYLKHSNGVALRARVISNSAQDPNFGSGKWVFSPAVFYGRYLKSKKYLWISSAEYQISFAGHSNRNDISTAAFENVILYFFGRNWVSADAAFRYNNIAKGFQNNAFVEYGRKISADDLIYIHPSYAFGGMKTYNFGLEVGILILF from the coding sequence ATGACAAAAATTACTTTTTACTTCTGCATATTTTATTTCATATCACTTTCTGTAAAAGCTCAGGAACCAGACAGTACTAAGATCAACAGTCCTTTTTCTGAACCCAGATATCATTATTTTCTTAAAACCATTTTGTTATCTAACGAATATCTCGATACAGATAACGGATCTTACAATACGACTCTATTACGACTTTTATACCCTATAGGCAACAAAGCCTGGAATTTACGTTTTGATCTCCCTCTAATTTCGGCAAACACAAATTCAATCAATAAAAGCGGTATTGGAGATGTCACCGCCGGAATCAGCTATATTCCGTACCTTAAGCACAGTAACGGCGTGGCTTTGCGTGCCAGAGTCATTTCAAATTCAGCGCAGGATCCTAATTTCGGAAGTGGAAAATGGGTATTTTCTCCTGCCGTTTTTTATGGCAGATACCTAAAATCCAAAAAATATCTTTGGATATCATCAGCCGAATACCAGATCAGTTTTGCAGGACACAGTAATAGAAATGATATCAGCACTGCAGCTTTCGAGAATGTGATTTTGTATTTCTTCGGCAGAAACTGGGTCTCCGCTGATGCAGCTTTTCGGTATAACAACATTGCAAAAGGTTTTCAAAACAATGCTTTTGTAGAGTACGGTCGTAAAATCTCTGCTGACGATTTAATTTACATTCATCCAAGTTATGCTTTTGGAGGCATGAAAACCTATAACTTTGGACTCGAAGTTGGTATTTTGATACTTTTTTAA
- a CDS encoding shikimate dehydrogenase family protein codes for MIDTLKRRFGLLGRNISYSFSKGYFTEKFNNEVFAGSSYENFDISEINHFTGLIKNNPDLKGLNVTIPYKEQIIPFLDKLSKKAALIGAVNTIKFTKSGKLKGYNTDYYGFKKSLKPLLEPHHKKALILGTGGASKGVAFALDELDIPYTFVSREAKENIIDYDLINATTFDNFQIIINCTPVGTSPNIEACPNLPYEFFTEKHIAYDLIYNPAETQFLKNAKERGAVIKNGYDMLIFQAEKAWKIWNK; via the coding sequence ATGATTGATACTCTAAAAAGACGTTTTGGCTTACTAGGCCGTAATATTAGCTACTCATTTTCAAAAGGTTATTTTACAGAAAAATTCAACAACGAAGTTTTTGCAGGCAGCAGTTACGAAAATTTTGATATTTCTGAAATTAACCATTTTACAGGATTAATAAAAAATAATCCGGATTTAAAGGGCTTAAATGTTACGATTCCATACAAAGAACAAATCATTCCTTTTTTAGACAAACTATCAAAAAAAGCCGCTTTAATTGGTGCTGTAAACACAATTAAATTTACCAAATCAGGTAAATTAAAAGGATATAACACCGATTATTACGGATTTAAAAAATCTCTTAAACCATTATTAGAACCGCATCATAAAAAAGCCCTTATTCTGGGTACCGGGGGTGCTTCAAAAGGAGTTGCTTTTGCTCTGGACGAACTGGATATTCCGTATACTTTTGTTTCAAGGGAAGCCAAAGAAAACATCATCGATTATGATTTGATAAATGCCACGACATTTGATAATTTTCAAATCATAATCAATTGCACACCTGTAGGAACAAGTCCAAACATCGAGGCCTGCCCTAACCTGCCTTATGAGTTTTTTACCGAAAAACATATTGCATACGATTTAATTTACAATCCGGCAGAAACACAATTCCTTAAGAACGCAAAAGAAAGAGGTGCTGTTATCAAAAACGGATACGATATGTTGATTTTTCAGGCTGAGAAAGCGTGGAAGATCTGGAACAAATAA
- the gyrA gene encoding DNA gyrase subunit A: protein MSEGEKLIPINIEDEMKSAYIDYSMSVIVSRALPDVRDGLKPVHRRVLYGMYDLGVTSRSAHKKSARIVGEVLGKYHPHGDTSVYDAMVRMAQEWSLRYLLVDGQGNFGSVDGDSPAAMRYTEARMRKISEEIMADIEKETVDFQLNFDDTIYEPKVMPTRVPTLLVNGATGIAVGMATNMPPHNLTEVINGTLAYLDNNDIEVDELMTYIKAPDFPTGGIIYGYEGVREAFKTGRGRIVMRAKVGFEEVDGRESIIVTEIPYQVNKAEMIKRTADLVNEKKIEGIANIRDESDRNGMRIVYILKRDATPNVVLNTLYKYTQLQSSFSVNNIALVKGRPQLLNLKDMIHYFIEHRHDVVVRRTQFELRKAEERAHILEGLIIASDNIDEVIAIIRGSKNTDEAREKLIERFKLSDIQARAIVEMRLRQLTGLEQDKLRAEFEELMKLIEHLKALLADVNLRTNLIKEELTEIRDKYGDDRRSQIEYSGGDVSIEDLIADENVVITISHAGYIKRTNLTEYKTQNRGGVGQKSAGTRDQDFLEHMFVATNHQYMMFFTQKGKCFWMRVYEIPEGSKTAKGRAIQNLVNIESDDKVKAFICTQDLKDKDYINTHNLVMVTKQGQVKKTSLEKYSKPRANGVAAITIKEGDELLEAKLTDGESQIILAVKSGKLVRFEETKTRPMGRTASGVRGITLKDDTDEVIGMVTVAKNDVNDSQILVVTENGYGKRTKLVDDDGEDVYRITNRGGKGVKTLNITEKTGKLISINAVTDSDDLMIINKSGLTIRMAIEDLRVMGRATQGVRLINLKGKDSIAAVTKVMKDEAEEVVVDEDGNVVEPAIERVKPDMEVLEDEGSAEEEEDDDSDEEIEEDDSEDEESEE, encoded by the coding sequence ATGTCTGAAGGAGAAAAGTTAATTCCTATTAACATAGAGGATGAAATGAAGTCAGCTTACATCGATTATTCGATGTCGGTAATTGTGTCGAGAGCACTTCCTGATGTTAGAGATGGCTTGAAACCAGTGCATCGAAGAGTTCTATACGGAATGTATGATTTAGGTGTAACATCAAGATCTGCCCATAAAAAGTCTGCGAGAATCGTAGGGGAGGTTCTGGGTAAGTACCACCCTCACGGAGATACTTCTGTTTATGACGCAATGGTGCGTATGGCACAGGAGTGGAGTTTGCGTTATTTATTAGTAGACGGTCAGGGTAACTTTGGTTCTGTTGATGGTGACAGTCCGGCAGCAATGCGTTATACTGAGGCAAGAATGCGCAAGATTTCTGAAGAAATTATGGCAGATATCGAAAAAGAAACAGTTGACTTTCAATTGAACTTTGACGATACAATATACGAACCAAAAGTAATGCCTACCAGAGTTCCAACCTTATTGGTAAACGGAGCAACAGGTATTGCAGTTGGTATGGCGACCAATATGCCGCCACACAATTTAACTGAAGTTATTAATGGTACTTTAGCATATCTTGATAATAATGATATCGAAGTAGATGAGTTAATGACTTATATTAAAGCTCCTGATTTTCCAACAGGAGGTATAATATATGGATACGAAGGTGTTCGTGAAGCTTTTAAAACAGGTAGAGGACGTATTGTAATGCGTGCAAAAGTTGGTTTTGAAGAAGTTGACGGACGTGAATCGATCATTGTTACCGAAATTCCATATCAGGTTAACAAAGCGGAAATGATCAAACGTACGGCTGACTTAGTTAACGAGAAAAAAATTGAAGGTATTGCCAACATCCGTGACGAATCAGATAGAAATGGTATGCGTATCGTTTATATCTTAAAACGTGATGCTACACCAAACGTAGTTTTAAATACCTTATATAAATACACGCAATTACAATCTTCTTTCAGTGTAAACAATATTGCATTGGTAAAAGGACGTCCTCAGTTATTGAATCTAAAAGATATGATTCACTACTTTATTGAGCACCGTCATGATGTAGTAGTGAGAAGAACACAGTTTGAATTGCGCAAAGCCGAGGAAAGAGCGCATATTTTAGAAGGTTTAATTATTGCTTCTGATAATATTGATGAAGTAATTGCTATTATCAGAGGTTCTAAAAATACAGATGAAGCAAGAGAGAAATTAATCGAAAGATTTAAGTTGTCAGATATTCAGGCTCGTGCTATTGTTGAAATGCGTCTTCGTCAGTTAACAGGACTGGAGCAGGATAAATTAAGAGCTGAGTTTGAAGAATTAATGAAATTAATTGAGCATTTGAAAGCTTTATTAGCCGATGTTAATTTAAGAACAAACCTGATTAAAGAAGAACTTACGGAAATTCGTGACAAATACGGTGATGACCGTCGTTCTCAGATCGAATACTCCGGAGGTGATGTAAGTATCGAAGATTTAATTGCCGATGAAAATGTGGTTATTACAATTTCTCATGCAGGTTATATTAAACGTACTAATTTAACAGAATACAAAACTCAGAACAGAGGTGGAGTAGGACAGAAAAGCGCAGGAACAAGAGATCAGGATTTCCTTGAACATATGTTCGTAGCCACAAACCACCAGTATATGATGTTCTTTACCCAAAAAGGTAAATGTTTCTGGATGCGTGTTTATGAAATTCCGGAAGGAAGTAAAACAGCAAAAGGAAGAGCAATTCAAAACCTTGTAAACATTGAAAGCGATGATAAAGTAAAAGCTTTCATTTGTACACAAGACTTAAAAGACAAAGACTATATCAATACACATAACCTTGTAATGGTTACAAAACAAGGACAGGTTAAGAAAACTTCTTTAGAGAAATATTCTAAACCTCGTGCCAATGGAGTAGCAGCAATTACGATTAAAGAAGGCGATGAGTTACTTGAAGCCAAATTAACCGATGGAGAAAGCCAAATTATCCTGGCAGTAAAATCAGGTAAATTAGTTCGTTTTGAAGAAACTAAAACACGTCCGATGGGAAGAACAGCTTCCGGAGTTCGTGGAATTACCCTAAAAGACGATACAGATGAAGTAATTGGTATGGTTACTGTTGCTAAAAATGATGTAAACGATTCTCAAATTTTAGTTGTAACTGAAAACGGATACGGAAAACGTACCAAATTGGTTGACGATGACGGAGAAGATGTGTACAGAATTACAAACCGTGGAGGTAAGGGAGTTAAAACTCTTAATATCACCGAAAAAACAGGAAAATTAATCTCTATTAATGCCGTAACAGATTCTGATGATTTGATGATTATCAATAAATCCGGATTAACAATCAGAATGGCTATTGAGGATCTGCGTGTTATGGGACGTGCAACTCAGGGGGTAAGATTAATCAACCTGAAAGGAAAAGATTCTATTGCTGCCGTTACAAAAGTTATGAAAGACGAAGCAGAAGAAGTAGTTGTCGATGAAGATGGAAATGTTGTAGAACCTGCAATCGAAAGAGTGAAACCGGATATGGAAGTTCTTGAAGATGAAGGATCAGCAGAGGAAGAGGAAGATGATGATTCTGATGAAGAAATAGAAGAAGATGACTCTGAAGATGAAGAATCTGAGGAATAA
- a CDS encoding tetratricopeptide repeat protein: MKSKYVLLASALLITVAAFAQKDQIKSAEKALKSGDAQGAITILKDAENMVANAKDAEQAQFYFVKGNAYLDLANKKVEESKNLSLAAESYKKLIDVEKASGKQKFSTQAATSITTIKGLLINSAIADTQSNKNIDGAKKLYEAYQLDRNDTINLYYAASTAVNGQDYDLALPFYEELKKVNYSGKGTLYLAVNKANGNEDNFGNAKDRDLAVKLGTHEKPKTEAIPSKRGEIYKNLALILVQKGRIEDAKKAIADARKANPEDTSLILSEANLYLETKDFDTYKKLVGEALQKDPNNADLVFNLGVISANAKNNEDAEKYYLKALEINPNYTNAYLNLAALKLEAEKPIIDEMNKLGTSAKDMKRYDVLKAQRESVFKGVIPYLKKANELDPKNEDVAKTLLGVYKALEMTAEAKALKATMN, from the coding sequence ATGAAAAGTAAATATGTATTACTAGCATCAGCATTGCTGATTACAGTAGCGGCGTTTGCTCAAAAAGATCAAATTAAAAGTGCTGAAAAAGCATTAAAAAGCGGTGATGCTCAGGGAGCTATTACAATATTAAAAGACGCCGAGAACATGGTGGCAAATGCCAAAGATGCTGAGCAGGCACAGTTTTATTTTGTAAAAGGAAACGCTTACTTAGACCTTGCAAACAAAAAAGTTGAAGAAAGCAAAAATTTATCTTTAGCAGCAGAGAGTTATAAAAAACTTATTGATGTTGAAAAAGCATCAGGAAAACAAAAGTTTTCAACTCAGGCAGCAACATCAATCACAACTATTAAAGGATTGTTGATTAATTCTGCAATTGCTGACACACAATCGAATAAAAATATTGATGGTGCTAAAAAATTATACGAAGCATATCAGTTAGACAGAAATGATACAATTAATTTGTATTATGCTGCTTCAACAGCTGTAAATGGACAGGATTATGATTTAGCGCTTCCATTCTATGAAGAACTGAAAAAAGTAAACTATTCTGGAAAAGGAACTCTTTATTTAGCTGTAAATAAAGCAAACGGAAACGAAGATAATTTCGGAAATGCAAAAGACAGAGATTTAGCAGTAAAATTAGGAACACACGAAAAACCTAAAACAGAGGCTATCCCGTCTAAAAGAGGTGAGATTTATAAAAATTTAGCTTTAATCTTGGTTCAGAAAGGACGTATCGAAGATGCTAAAAAAGCAATCGCAGATGCAAGAAAAGCAAATCCTGAAGATACTTCTTTAATACTTTCAGAAGCTAATTTGTACCTTGAAACTAAAGATTTCGACACATACAAAAAACTGGTTGGAGAAGCTTTACAAAAAGATCCAAACAATGCAGACCTTGTATTTAACCTGGGAGTAATCAGTGCAAATGCTAAAAACAATGAAGATGCTGAAAAGTATTATTTAAAAGCACTTGAAATCAATCCAAACTATACAAACGCTTACCTGAATCTTGCGGCTTTAAAATTAGAAGCTGAGAAACCAATTATTGATGAAATGAATAAATTGGGTACTTCTGCAAAAGATATGAAACGTTACGATGTGTTAAAAGCACAGAGAGAAAGTGTTTTCAAAGGAGTTATTCCTTATCTTAAAAAAGCAAACGAATTAGATCCTAAAAACGAAGATGTTGCTAAAACATTGTTAGGGGTTTACAAAGCTTTAGAAATGACTGCTGAAGCAAAAGCTCTTAAAGCGACAATGAACTAA